One genomic segment of Pedosphaera parvula Ellin514 includes these proteins:
- a CDS encoding phage BR0599 family protein: MFPSEWAQMLADVDWEAVPVVIRKVSTTVSNPTADDCAIIFSGSIDSVKVTNALLTFTVSNDFGTFNVLAPRENMHANCRFNWGDDQCTMIRFLSPNYKTKTVGSGSTTANVKSSGLTEDTGTSGSYGTDLVAARPDASFTASSFDTAWAGVPVDWTIFPATPFNTAFSYFGFSSGSHSLGVGQQVKFNITGVPGDGSAMPGGLTANVYYYVVKTQYGYYQISATSGGTAILVSSTGNLVTATAQSGFGPEQVKSGNPGFWRLSPAAGDWGANIQGYWQLPDTMNGRRSPLLTPYIQIDFGTTPVSPKLWQLQGRSDSDREELPRLIFFYSNSSSDFSTGAVFEGYFEMPPGIGQLYDVLLPIASTARYWRICVRTRWSDTQRFSLFKQVSAYAGSRHYWQDGQITFAGNTTTAGLRNVSRAVRESYLGELICAPLPIAPVSGDTFIIERGCARTFNACAARGNWENFGGFDSMPFETVIR; the protein is encoded by the coding sequence ATGTTTCCCAGTGAATGGGCACAAATGCTGGCCGATGTGGATTGGGAAGCGGTTCCCGTCGTGATCCGCAAGGTGAGCACCACTGTCAGCAATCCCACTGCCGACGATTGCGCCATCATTTTCTCAGGCTCGATTGATTCCGTGAAAGTCACCAACGCATTATTGACGTTCACCGTCAGCAATGATTTCGGCACTTTCAACGTCCTCGCCCCTCGTGAGAACATGCACGCCAACTGCCGGTTCAACTGGGGCGATGATCAATGCACCATGATCCGATTTCTTTCCCCCAATTATAAAACCAAAACGGTTGGCTCCGGATCGACCACCGCAAATGTCAAAAGTTCCGGCCTTACCGAGGACACCGGCACCTCCGGCAGCTATGGCACCGATCTGGTGGCCGCTCGCCCGGACGCTTCGTTTACTGCCTCATCATTTGATACCGCCTGGGCGGGCGTCCCTGTTGATTGGACGATCTTTCCTGCCACTCCCTTTAATACGGCATTTTCCTATTTTGGCTTCTCCAGCGGCAGCCATTCCTTGGGAGTCGGCCAACAGGTAAAGTTCAATATCACCGGAGTACCTGGCGATGGCTCGGCGATGCCGGGCGGTCTGACGGCCAATGTTTACTACTATGTTGTGAAAACTCAATATGGCTATTACCAGATTTCAGCTACCTCGGGAGGAACTGCCATACTGGTCAGCAGCACCGGTAACCTGGTCACTGCCACGGCTCAAAGCGGCTTCGGCCCCGAACAGGTAAAGTCTGGCAATCCCGGATTCTGGCGGCTCTCGCCCGCGGCCGGCGATTGGGGCGCCAACATCCAGGGTTACTGGCAGCTTCCGGACACCATGAACGGGCGCAGAAGTCCTTTGCTCACGCCTTACATCCAGATTGATTTCGGCACCACACCAGTTTCGCCCAAATTGTGGCAGCTTCAAGGCCGTAGTGATTCAGATCGCGAGGAACTGCCGCGCCTCATCTTCTTTTATTCCAACAGCTCCAGTGACTTCAGCACTGGCGCCGTCTTCGAAGGCTACTTTGAAATGCCACCCGGCATTGGTCAGCTCTATGACGTGCTCCTGCCCATTGCCAGCACCGCCCGTTACTGGCGGATTTGCGTGCGCACTCGCTGGTCGGACACGCAACGTTTCTCACTCTTCAAGCAGGTTTCCGCCTACGCCGGTTCACGCCACTATTGGCAGGACGGCCAGATCACTTTTGCCGGCAACACCACCACCGCCGGCCTGCGTAATGTCAGCCGGGCAGTGCGTGAGAGCTACCTGGGTGAACTCATCTGCGCGCCGTTGCCCATCGCTCCGGTGAGTGGCGATACCTTCATCATCGAACGCGGCTGTGCCCGAACATTCAACGCCTGTGCCGCGCGCGGCAACTGGGAAAACTTCGGCGGCTTCGACTCCATGCCCTTTGAAACCGTCATTCGCTAA
- a CDS encoding phage tail protein, producing MQLIDKTYCGLPWKDGGRSRSGLDCAGLAQLWLTEQMGLNFTVPPTGPEPDAEKLFNPIYKAGALERGDVVFFRVGKSGRVCHVATYLGDNRYLHILKGSVSRMETGTTLMERIGLKVAGAISARDAETLCLALRDKHLGDPIDWVIVALLVISIALSAASAFLLRPKLGQLRNQTGRYGFDSLFTQSTSELPLPDVLGAVTIAGNSPFQSLIDKSQTPTDTTQQKANKVVVLCSGPIEDITANGVVAKINGLQYNNPFFYKANPDRGLYQNPIQDKTNAVSGTIGADLNRPSFTNYFGQHDIAIAHDVRAHFDRGFPVYGFSGSAYMVFRLIDSTKFPSFNLNVTVKGRQFRKFDANGFTVTTVTGESLTGADGSKVRFKLAHWDIKDVSNLTVNGTAYSQISATSQTGNVYQLNKTKGFVEFITAPASSATISITYTCYPRVWSANPAVHLVYLLTEKLRGKGFDESKINWPAADALQDYCDASVTWVNSSGTYTRPRYQCNYILDSKKPIQDHIRAVLDSCYAYLFLGQGKFVMKARKAETSVMDFDESNILADSFSSEKIDRSGRCNRIHVFFHSADTLNAETEIIRDDINDQQSRADRVGDNGIVEETLRVPAVTDQPQAERFGEQILREEVNTRWTCEFKTNIKGLALEPGDVITVTHSSQPAWNQKLFRIEEFTYDDQDRCTLSCSEYFDGAYI from the coding sequence ATGCAACTCATCGACAAAACCTATTGCGGCCTTCCCTGGAAGGATGGCGGGCGCTCACGTTCCGGCCTCGATTGCGCCGGCCTCGCCCAGCTCTGGCTCACGGAACAAATGGGCCTCAACTTCACCGTGCCACCCACCGGCCCGGAACCGGATGCGGAAAAGCTGTTTAATCCCATTTATAAAGCGGGTGCCTTGGAACGCGGTGACGTCGTTTTTTTCCGTGTCGGCAAATCGGGCCGGGTCTGCCACGTGGCCACTTACCTGGGAGACAATCGTTACCTGCATATCTTGAAGGGCTCGGTTTCACGCATGGAGACTGGCACCACCCTTATGGAGCGAATCGGATTGAAAGTTGCCGGTGCCATCAGCGCCAGGGATGCCGAAACTCTCTGTCTGGCTTTACGAGATAAACATTTGGGTGACCCTATCGACTGGGTAATAGTCGCGTTGTTGGTGATCTCCATAGCACTTTCAGCAGCTTCCGCCTTTTTGTTGCGTCCCAAGCTCGGCCAGCTCCGCAACCAAACCGGCCGTTATGGTTTCGATTCTCTCTTCACTCAATCCACCAGCGAGCTGCCCTTGCCTGATGTCCTCGGCGCGGTCACCATTGCCGGCAATTCTCCCTTCCAGTCACTGATCGATAAAAGCCAGACTCCGACTGATACCACGCAGCAAAAAGCCAACAAGGTGGTGGTCCTCTGCTCGGGGCCGATTGAAGATATCACGGCCAATGGTGTCGTGGCCAAGATCAACGGCTTGCAATACAACAATCCTTTCTTCTACAAAGCCAATCCGGATCGTGGATTATACCAGAACCCGATTCAGGACAAAACCAATGCTGTCAGCGGCACGATTGGCGCAGATCTCAATCGCCCCAGCTTCACCAACTATTTCGGGCAACATGACATCGCCATCGCTCACGATGTGCGCGCCCATTTCGACCGTGGATTCCCGGTCTATGGCTTCTCCGGTTCCGCTTACATGGTGTTTCGCCTCATTGATTCCACCAAGTTCCCCAGCTTCAATTTGAATGTCACCGTCAAAGGCAGGCAGTTTCGAAAATTTGACGCCAATGGTTTCACGGTCACCACAGTTACCGGCGAATCTCTCACCGGCGCTGATGGCAGCAAAGTGCGTTTCAAGCTCGCCCATTGGGACATCAAGGATGTGAGCAATTTGACGGTGAACGGCACCGCTTACAGCCAGATCAGCGCCACCAGCCAGACCGGCAATGTTTATCAGTTGAACAAAACCAAGGGCTTCGTGGAATTCATCACCGCCCCGGCCAGCTCCGCCACCATCAGCATCACCTACACCTGTTACCCGCGTGTCTGGTCTGCGAACCCGGCCGTCCATCTCGTTTATCTGCTCACGGAAAAACTGCGTGGCAAAGGCTTTGATGAATCGAAAATCAACTGGCCCGCTGCGGATGCCCTGCAGGATTATTGCGATGCCTCCGTTACCTGGGTCAATTCCAGCGGCACCTATACCAGGCCACGCTACCAATGCAATTACATCCTCGATTCCAAAAAGCCTATCCAGGATCACATCCGCGCCGTGTTGGATTCCTGCTATGCTTATCTCTTTCTCGGCCAGGGCAAATTCGTCATGAAAGCCCGCAAGGCGGAAACCAGCGTCATGGACTTCGACGAATCCAACATCCTTGCCGACAGCTTCAGCAGCGAGAAGATTGACCGTTCAGGCCGCTGCAACCGCATCCACGTCTTCTTCCACAGCGCCGATACTCTCAACGCCGAAACCGAAATCATCCGCGATGATATCAATGACCAGCAGTCTCGCGCCGATAGAGTGGGGGACAACGGTATCGTCGAAGAAACCCTCCGCGTCCCGGCTGTCACCGACCAACCCCAGGCCGAACGTTTCGGTGAACAAATCCTGCGCGAAGAAGTAAACACCCGCTGGACCTGCGAATTCAAAACCAACATCAAAGGCCTCGCCCTCGAACCCGGCGACGTCATCACCGTCACCCACAGCAGCCAACCCGCCTGGAATCAGAAATTATTCCGCATCGAAGAATTCACCTACGACGACCAGGACCGCTGCACCCTCAGCTGCTCCGAATACTTCGACGGCGCCTACATCTAA